From a single Mesoaciditoga lauensis cd-1655R = DSM 25116 genomic region:
- a CDS encoding carbohydrate ABC transporter permease, whose amino-acid sequence MAYKKSVKAYLFITPTFTVMAVFVFFPLAYAFFISFYSWNMSSPAVFSGLQNYVNALKSEQFWNSMLYTLYYVLGVIPFSLIFGLFFALLLKDKEMRGVNVYRMIYFMPVVTSPIAAAMGFNWIFENQMGIANHIIEKMGFQGVDWFTNPTGVCQMFFNRFGINLPVFLKGPSLALVVIILLGIWQNVGYATVVYLAGLQSISDSYYEAASLDGANKTKKFWYITLPLLSPSTFFLLIMFTISSFQVFGPVQIMTPSGGPLNTTSVVVFYIYRQAFSYYNMGYAMAIAFLLMGIILLATLFQFKFLERRVNYE is encoded by the coding sequence ATGGCTTATAAAAAGAGTGTAAAAGCTTATCTTTTCATAACCCCAACATTCACGGTGATGGCGGTATTCGTGTTTTTTCCGCTGGCGTATGCTTTTTTCATAAGCTTTTACTCGTGGAACATGTCATCGCCCGCCGTGTTTTCAGGACTTCAAAATTACGTCAACGCACTCAAATCTGAACAATTTTGGAATTCAATGCTTTACACTTTGTACTACGTTTTAGGCGTCATACCCTTTTCATTGATATTCGGATTGTTCTTCGCGCTACTGCTCAAAGATAAAGAAATGAGAGGGGTAAACGTTTATAGGATGATATATTTTATGCCAGTTGTAACTTCTCCCATCGCAGCTGCGATGGGATTCAACTGGATCTTCGAAAATCAGATGGGAATAGCCAACCATATCATAGAGAAGATGGGCTTTCAAGGTGTAGATTGGTTCACGAATCCAACTGGAGTATGTCAGATGTTTTTTAACAGATTTGGCATAAACCTTCCTGTCTTTTTAAAAGGTCCAAGTTTGGCTTTAGTGGTTATAATTCTGTTGGGAATATGGCAAAATGTGGGATATGCCACGGTTGTCTACTTAGCAGGTTTGCAATCTATATCCGATTCTTATTATGAAGCTGCTTCTTTAGATGGAGCGAACAAAACGAAAAAATTTTGGTACATAACCCTTCCGCTTTTATCGCCTTCAACTTTTTTCCTTTTGATAATGTTCACCATATCCTCTTTCCAGGTCTTTGGACCCGTCCAAATCATGACGCCATCTGGCGGGCCACTTAACACCACCTCGGTTGTGGTGTTTTACATATACAGGCAGGCTTTCTCCTATTACAACATGGGTTAT
- a CDS encoding ABC transporter ATP-binding protein: protein MQETKTEQALLKVEHLKKYFPLKIPWTQALLKRERPTVKAIDDISFEIKKGETLGLVGESGSGKTTTGRVVIRLIEPTSGKIIFDGTDISKLSKEELRRSRKDFQMIFQDPMASLNPYMRIGKTVSHPLEIHKIGTPAERKERVLSLFEKVNLIPAREFYNRFPRQLSGGQRQRVVIARAIVTNPKFVVADEATAMLDVSVRSQILKLMIDIKEEFGLTYLFITHDLASAKYICDRIAVMYLGKIVEIAKTEDLFLEPLHPYTKILMGAVPVPDPKLKREKIVPKGEIPSPINIPTGCRFHTRCPYAKEICSIEEPKLVEHDGRMVACHLYDKDKKM from the coding sequence GTGCAAGAGACGAAAACAGAACAAGCGTTGCTGAAAGTTGAACACCTCAAGAAATATTTTCCACTCAAAATTCCATGGACTCAAGCTTTGTTGAAAAGAGAAAGGCCAACCGTTAAAGCTATCGATGACATTTCATTTGAAATAAAAAAGGGAGAAACGCTTGGGCTTGTCGGTGAGTCGGGTAGTGGAAAAACTACTACCGGAAGGGTGGTAATAAGGCTTATAGAACCGACAAGTGGCAAAATAATTTTTGATGGAACAGATATTTCAAAACTCTCCAAAGAAGAACTCAGAAGATCAAGAAAAGATTTTCAAATGATCTTTCAGGACCCAATGGCATCGCTCAATCCTTACATGAGAATAGGAAAAACGGTGTCGCATCCTTTGGAGATTCATAAAATAGGCACTCCTGCTGAAAGAAAAGAAAGAGTACTTTCTCTATTTGAAAAAGTTAACCTCATACCCGCCAGAGAATTTTACAACCGGTTTCCAAGACAGCTTTCTGGCGGACAGCGCCAACGCGTTGTCATAGCAAGGGCAATAGTAACAAATCCAAAATTTGTGGTTGCCGATGAAGCCACGGCAATGTTGGACGTTTCAGTTAGATCGCAGATATTGAAATTGATGATCGATATAAAGGAAGAATTCGGCTTGACTTACCTGTTCATCACTCATGATTTGGCAAGTGCGAAGTACATATGCGATAGAATAGCCGTCATGTATTTGGGGAAAATCGTGGAAATAGCGAAAACGGAAGATCTTTTCTTGGAGCCTCTTCATCCTTACACGAAAATATTAATGGGTGCCGTGCCGGTGCCTGATCCAAAGCTGAAACGAGAAAAGATAGTTCCAAAAGGGGAAATACCATCCCCTATCAACATTCCAACGGGATGTAGATTCCATACACGCTGCCCGTATGCTAAAGAGATATGCTCAATAGAAGAGCCAAAATTGGTAGAGCATGATGGAAGAATGGTGGCGTGTCACCTTTACGACAAAGATAAGAAAATGTAA